One segment of Engraulis encrasicolus isolate BLACKSEA-1 chromosome 7, IST_EnEncr_1.0, whole genome shotgun sequence DNA contains the following:
- the ypel2a gene encoding protein yippee-like 2, which translates to MTRSKTFQAYLPSCHRTYSCIHCRAHLANHDELISKSFQGSQGRAYLFNSVVNVGCGPAEERVLLTGLHAVADIYCENCKTTLGWKYEHAFESSQKYKEGKFIIELAHMIKDNGWD; encoded by the exons ATGACACGCTCCAAGACCTTCCAG GCGTACCTCCCAAGCTGCCACCGCACCTACAGCTGCATCCACTGCCGAGCGCACCTGGCCAATCACGACGAGCTCATCTCCAAG tCGTTCCAGGGAAGCCAAGGCCGAGCCTATCTCTTCAACTCTGT ggtgaACGTGGGCTGCGGACCTGCAGAGGAGAGAGTGCTCCTGACGGGTCTGCATGCTGTGGCCGATATCTACTGTGAGAACTGCAAAACCACGCTGGGCTGGAAATAT gaGCATGCTTTTGAGAGCAGTCAGAAGTATAAGGAGGGGAAGTTTATCATTGAGCTGGCGCACATGATCAAGGATAACGGCTGGGACTGA